From the Trichocoleus desertorum ATA4-8-CV12 genome, one window contains:
- a CDS encoding alpha-1,3-mannosyltransferase family protein, with amino-acid sequence MVDGIYTLANDVVYDQLVALLNSIEANVGSSLPVCVIAYDERVDKVRTEIAARENVTLLEDPTLFAPWEDFSKQVWAAHPTALKTWQEQGISGVHRLGMNRRYAAFDPVAPFERFIYLDADVLVMNSLQNIFRALDAHNFVVYDFQYKSPRHIYNLQSPKLKIVFPESRIRSEVFCAGMYASKRGLLDQKQRDWLITQLQAGEAEVLCMPAPNQSVLNYMVMRSEIPVHNLALQLPADQATGNAVTSDHFELRDQVLYDKEAQLTYLHYIGLSSKLFARLCSGENIEFPYRDIFLHYRYLHEPEKRPQFTNKPQAYDKPPTFVDRALKKLGLSR; translated from the coding sequence ATGGTAGACGGTATCTATACCCTTGCTAATGATGTGGTCTATGACCAGTTAGTAGCTCTCCTCAACAGCATTGAAGCGAACGTTGGTAGCTCACTACCCGTCTGTGTCATTGCTTATGACGAGCGAGTAGATAAGGTACGTACAGAAATTGCCGCCAGAGAGAATGTCACGCTTTTAGAAGATCCGACTTTATTTGCCCCTTGGGAAGACTTCTCAAAACAGGTTTGGGCAGCTCATCCCACTGCACTGAAAACTTGGCAAGAACAAGGAATTTCTGGGGTTCATCGTCTAGGCATGAATCGACGGTATGCGGCGTTTGATCCAGTCGCTCCTTTTGAAAGATTTATCTACTTAGACGCCGATGTTCTAGTGATGAATTCCTTACAAAACATTTTTCGGGCGCTAGATGCTCATAATTTTGTTGTTTATGATTTCCAATACAAAAGTCCTCGGCACATCTACAATTTACAATCTCCTAAGCTAAAGATAGTTTTTCCGGAATCTAGGATTCGCTCAGAAGTTTTCTGTGCTGGCATGTATGCCTCTAAACGAGGATTGCTAGACCAAAAACAACGCGACTGGCTGATTACTCAATTGCAAGCAGGTGAAGCTGAGGTTCTTTGTATGCCTGCTCCTAATCAGTCTGTGCTGAACTATATGGTGATGCGGTCTGAGATACCCGTGCACAATCTGGCCTTACAGTTGCCAGCAGATCAGGCGACTGGAAATGCCGTTACTTCTGATCATTTTGAGCTGAGGGATCAGGTTTTGTACGACAAGGAAGCACAGCTTACTTATCTGCATTACATTGGTTTGTCTTCTAAACTGTTTGCTCGGTTGTGCAGTGGAGAAAATATAGAATTTCCTTACCGCGACATTTTCTTGCATTATCGCTATCTGCACGAGCCTGAGAAACGTCCCCAGTTTACAAATAAGCCCCAAGCTTATGATAAACCTCCTACTTTTGTGGATCGGGCATTGAAGAAATTGGGATTGAGTCGCTGA
- a CDS encoding DUF962 domain-containing protein has protein sequence MLQESKAHFVASHQNPINQALHHLTNILAIAAVILLFYDWRLTLVCLVLTQVFALGGHAVFEKNHPAFVKYPGITILSSMTWSFEHWFGLRQILAYLQRKTA, from the coding sequence TTGTTGCAAGAATCGAAAGCCCACTTTGTCGCCAGTCATCAAAACCCGATTAATCAGGCTTTGCATCATCTGACTAATATCTTGGCGATCGCAGCGGTAATCTTGCTATTTTACGATTGGCGGCTTACTTTAGTTTGCCTCGTGCTGACTCAAGTATTTGCCCTGGGCGGACATGCCGTCTTCGAAAAAAACCACCCTGCTTTCGTTAAGTATCCTGGCATTACCATTCTCAGTTCTATGACTTGGTCGTTTGAGCATTGGTTTGGCCTGCGCCAAATTCTGGCTTACTTACAGCGTAAGACGGCTTAG
- a CDS encoding beta-1,6-N-acetylglucosaminyltransferase codes for MTTCYFIQTHKHPEQIYRLVRTIKRSSPTAKILIGHDFINCQLDFSPLRDLPNIDLLKINFSVRRGRFSLLQPYLNAIEWLHQHNQEFDWLVYLSGQDYPTQSLHQMEQFLSDSGYDGFMRYWDINSPESPWGAEKGHRRYCYHYYELPDKLARWFFVRRSKIERLSPIRFYPTYGSLIGLPARSVPFNEKFVCYGGRQWHSLSRKCINFLRNFFIQDRSLINYYQRTVVPDESLIQTILVNSGLFHLCNDDRRYVDFSGDQAGHPRTLTVQDYETLKSEKFSFARKFDLNEDVEILDLLDAKIFG; via the coding sequence ATGACAACTTGCTATTTCATCCAAACTCATAAGCATCCAGAACAAATCTATCGGCTTGTTCGAACGATCAAACGGTCTAGTCCAACCGCAAAAATATTAATTGGGCATGACTTCATAAATTGTCAGTTAGATTTTTCACCATTGCGTGACCTACCAAATATTGATCTGCTTAAGATTAATTTTTCCGTAAGGCGGGGTAGATTTTCTCTCCTGCAACCATACCTTAATGCTATCGAATGGCTGCACCAGCATAATCAGGAATTTGATTGGTTGGTCTACCTATCAGGGCAAGACTACCCTACCCAGTCACTACATCAGATGGAACAATTTTTAAGTGACAGTGGCTACGATGGATTTATGCGCTACTGGGACATTAACTCTCCAGAAAGTCCTTGGGGAGCAGAAAAAGGACACAGGCGTTATTGCTATCACTATTATGAGTTACCAGATAAATTAGCTAGATGGTTCTTTGTTCGTAGGTCAAAAATTGAACGACTGTCACCTATCCGATTTTATCCAACCTATGGTTCTCTAATAGGATTACCAGCCCGATCAGTGCCATTTAATGAGAAATTTGTCTGCTATGGTGGCAGACAGTGGCATTCTCTGTCCAGAAAGTGTATTAATTTCCTCAGAAATTTCTTCATACAGGATCGATCTCTCATTAATTACTACCAACGAACGGTTGTTCCCGATGAGTCTTTGATTCAAACAATATTAGTGAATAGTGGTTTATTCCATCTATGTAATGACGATAGACGTTATGTTGATTTCTCAGGCGACCAAGCAGGACATCCTCGAACATTAACTGTTCAGGACTATGAGACGCTTAAAAGCGAAAAGTTCTCCTTTGCTAGAAAGTTTGATCTCAATGAAGATGTAGAAATTTTAGATCTGCTTGATGCCAAAATTTTCGGCTAA
- a CDS encoding glycosyltransferase, with translation MPGKLPPTYFYIPEADWPAEMPKHASTYWQWQCSQVGSRGIYNWTLQTYLQLRDAGFPCELVGTLPTVGILVAHRDSLPDELRPGPQSLIVCIQGDKARHPYAQLHLAQNSQEEMLVRGIKLWQSYYIPFWPQPGLIPRDSSGGDRFENIAFFGRERELAAELKTSMWQEQLSQLGLQWQIVSRDRWHDYSQVDAILAVRNFGKQSDYQWKPASKLVNAWHAGVPAILSRESAYQAERQTELDYIEVNSMAEILAALKKLRDHKELRAAMVENGRLRAEAIKPTKLAEKWSDFLKDVAVPAYERWCGDPSWQRQTFLTQRYLAVETKDLRHQARIMRSRISGPIKTVLGRSK, from the coding sequence ATGCCTGGAAAGCTACCACCAACTTATTTTTATATCCCTGAGGCCGATTGGCCTGCTGAGATGCCTAAGCATGCTAGTACCTATTGGCAATGGCAGTGTTCTCAGGTAGGTAGCCGAGGGATCTATAACTGGACGCTACAAACCTATTTGCAGCTTCGAGATGCAGGCTTTCCGTGTGAACTAGTTGGAACATTGCCCACTGTGGGTATCCTGGTTGCCCACCGAGATTCGCTCCCTGATGAACTGCGACCAGGACCGCAATCGCTAATCGTTTGCATTCAAGGCGATAAAGCTCGCCACCCTTATGCACAGCTACATCTTGCACAAAATTCTCAAGAGGAAATGCTAGTTCGTGGAATCAAACTTTGGCAGAGCTACTACATTCCCTTTTGGCCCCAACCTGGTCTGATTCCTCGTGACTCTAGCGGTGGCGATCGCTTTGAGAATATTGCCTTCTTTGGTCGAGAGCGTGAACTAGCTGCGGAACTAAAAACTTCAATGTGGCAAGAGCAACTGAGTCAATTAGGCTTGCAGTGGCAGATTGTTAGTCGCGATCGCTGGCATGATTACAGCCAGGTTGACGCTATTTTGGCAGTACGAAATTTTGGTAAGCAAAGTGATTACCAATGGAAACCTGCTTCTAAATTAGTCAATGCTTGGCATGCTGGTGTACCTGCTATCTTGAGCCGTGAATCAGCCTACCAAGCCGAGCGCCAAACAGAGTTGGATTACATTGAGGTCAACTCAATGGCCGAAATCTTAGCAGCTCTAAAAAAACTACGGGATCACAAAGAGTTGCGAGCAGCAATGGTCGAGAATGGCAGATTACGGGCAGAAGCGATCAAACCTACTAAACTAGCTGAGAAATGGAGTGATTTCCTCAAGGATGTTGCCGTTCCAGCCTATGAGCGTTGGTGCGGAGACCCTAGTTGGCAACGGCAAACCTTTTTGACTCAGCGCTATTTAGCAGTTGAAACAAAGGATTTGCGGCACCAAGCACGAATTATGCGATCGCGAATCTCAGGCCCAATCAAAACAGTTTTAGGACGCAGCAAATAA
- a CDS encoding methionine synthase has protein sequence MSRGIYILANDRVLDQAIALLNSIRAYDADTPIVMIPYNDQYQVAAEQLQRSHGVQVYDDMAFLQRLSEQLQQVCGDKLFDRPNLLRKLACWFGPFEEFLYIDTDIVVFEKISHVLEYLTDYGFLCYDYQYTGGIKQVFMPEIIEDKIFSDTELKDIFNSGFWASKKGLLTEENIYDTFRACVSHPKYFFLLNSDQTVLNYLVLKHIPQRLNLAQSPQKQPGCWAGSKHFQQQGNILVDAKVDLPLRYLHWAGVRIQPGGAYWDTWKHYRYLHEPAPADPISALPKGKFWQKLVNKVRSQF, from the coding sequence ATGAGCCGTGGAATTTACATTCTGGCGAACGATCGCGTGTTGGATCAGGCGATCGCTTTGCTTAACAGTATTCGAGCCTATGATGCGGATACACCCATTGTCATGATCCCCTATAACGATCAATATCAGGTTGCAGCCGAGCAATTGCAGCGATCGCATGGGGTTCAGGTTTATGACGATATGGCGTTCTTGCAACGTTTGTCAGAGCAATTGCAGCAAGTTTGTGGAGATAAACTCTTCGATCGCCCCAATTTACTTCGTAAACTTGCTTGTTGGTTTGGCCCATTTGAGGAATTTCTTTATATTGATACAGATATTGTAGTTTTCGAGAAAATCAGTCATGTTTTAGAGTATTTAACTGACTATGGTTTTCTTTGTTATGACTACCAATACACAGGTGGCATCAAGCAAGTTTTTATGCCCGAAATCATCGAAGATAAAATCTTTAGTGATACTGAACTAAAAGACATATTTAACAGTGGCTTTTGGGCTTCTAAAAAAGGCTTACTCACTGAAGAAAACATTTATGATACTTTTAGGGCCTGTGTTAGCCATCCTAAGTATTTCTTTTTGCTCAACTCTGACCAAACCGTTCTAAATTATCTGGTCTTAAAGCATATTCCGCAGCGGTTAAATTTAGCTCAAAGCCCGCAGAAGCAACCTGGCTGCTGGGCTGGAAGCAAACACTTTCAGCAGCAAGGAAATATCTTGGTCGATGCAAAAGTTGACTTGCCACTTCGCTATTTGCATTGGGCAGGAGTAAGAATTCAGCCAGGTGGTGCTTACTGGGACACTTGGAAGCACTACCGCTATCTGCATGAGCCTGCACCCGCTGATCCAATCTCAGCCCTACCCAAGGGGAAATTCTGGCAAAAGTTAGTCAACAAAGTTCGGAGCCAATTCTGA
- a CDS encoding GH3 auxin-responsive promoter family protein, with amino-acid sequence MSSFLLPILATVSRQVKNSFVKKTRRPLAVQEQFLRNLLLAYQDTALGRDYGLRDIKTIDQFRDRIPVLPYSSYESYTERIAKGEQNVLTPDPVVYLNLTSGSTGKHKLIPVTKRFQNSLRQANLTSIGFLSDGLRQRRSQFGKLLATNSVQLIGTTPSGIDYGPASVGVLRMGKFLYEQLFTHPYETLLPNESSTRHYLCLLFALNNPDLRGIGANFPMLVLRICNYLEQYAEDLIHDLETGAIAPWLKLEPSVRVKLERQWSAQPQRTTQLREMLKSAGRLTPQLVWPNLAYVATARGGTSDFYFERFPEYFGDTPGYGAVYASAEGTFSIYPELNQDGSILAIESGFFEFVPEDQWEAEHPKTLLGPEVKAGDRYRILMTNYSGFYRYDIGDVVEVTGFYEQTPLIVFRHRLGGLLSSTSEKTNEFHVTQVMQALQQEFGLPLEDFCVTLSETETPAHYLVNIELLPEQTLTNPVEFLRQFDEKLQAIHTSYRVKRPDVVPAPRLRILAPGSFAVVRQRQLQKGVPDSQLKFPHISEDRRFLAGLEIQREVRLPEDVAVC; translated from the coding sequence ATGTCCAGTTTTTTGTTGCCGATTTTGGCGACCGTGAGTCGTCAAGTTAAAAATAGCTTTGTGAAAAAAACTCGTCGCCCTTTGGCGGTGCAAGAGCAGTTTTTGCGAAACTTGCTCCTCGCCTATCAAGACACAGCGTTGGGACGAGACTATGGTTTGCGAGACATCAAGACGATTGACCAATTTCGCGATCGCATCCCCGTTCTGCCTTACAGCAGCTACGAATCCTACACCGAGCGGATTGCCAAGGGTGAGCAAAATGTCTTGACCCCTGACCCCGTGGTATATCTCAACCTCACCAGCGGTTCGACAGGCAAGCATAAATTGATTCCTGTCACCAAACGCTTTCAAAATTCTCTGCGGCAGGCCAATTTAACTAGCATTGGTTTCTTGAGCGATGGGTTACGGCAACGGCGATCGCAATTTGGCAAGCTCCTGGCTACCAACTCAGTGCAACTTATCGGTACAACTCCGAGCGGTATTGACTATGGCCCTGCCAGCGTCGGTGTATTGCGGATGGGCAAGTTTTTGTATGAGCAGTTGTTCACACACCCTTACGAGACGTTGCTGCCCAATGAAAGTTCGACCCGCCACTATCTTTGCTTGTTGTTTGCCCTCAATAATCCAGATCTGCGAGGGATCGGGGCAAATTTCCCCATGTTGGTGCTGCGAATTTGCAACTATTTAGAACAGTATGCCGAAGATCTGATTCACGATCTGGAAACGGGAGCGATCGCACCTTGGCTAAAACTAGAACCCAGCGTCCGAGTCAAGTTAGAACGCCAGTGGTCAGCTCAACCGCAACGGACCACACAACTACGGGAGATGCTCAAATCGGCAGGACGACTCACGCCGCAACTGGTTTGGCCTAATCTTGCTTATGTCGCGACGGCTCGCGGCGGCACCTCAGACTTTTATTTTGAGCGCTTCCCCGAATATTTTGGTGACACCCCTGGTTATGGCGCGGTTTATGCCTCCGCAGAGGGGACATTTAGCATCTACCCCGAACTCAACCAGGATGGCAGCATTCTGGCGATCGAGAGTGGCTTTTTTGAGTTTGTTCCCGAAGACCAATGGGAAGCCGAACACCCAAAAACGTTGCTAGGGCCAGAGGTGAAAGCGGGCGATCGCTACCGGATTTTGATGACTAACTATAGCGGTTTCTATCGGTATGACATTGGCGACGTGGTGGAGGTCACTGGTTTCTACGAGCAAACGCCACTGATTGTCTTTCGGCATCGGCTCGGTGGGCTTCTTTCTTCCACAAGTGAAAAAACTAATGAGTTTCATGTTACCCAGGTCATGCAGGCTTTGCAGCAAGAATTTGGCTTACCGCTAGAAGATTTTTGCGTCACACTTTCTGAAACTGAAACTCCAGCTCACTATCTGGTGAATATTGAGTTATTGCCAGAGCAAACCTTGACGAATCCAGTCGAGTTTTTACGACAATTTGACGAGAAACTTCAGGCAATCCATACCTCTTACAGAGTCAAGCGTCCCGATGTAGTGCCTGCTCCGCGATTGCGCATTCTCGCACCTGGTAGTTTTGCGGTCGTACGGCAACGGCAATTGCAAAAAGGAGTTCCCGACTCGCAGCTTAAGTTCCCTCACATTAGTGAGGACCGTCGCTTTTTAGCTGGCTTAGAAATTCAGCGAGAAGTTAGGTTGCCAGAGGATGTGGCTGTTTGTTGA
- a CDS encoding sterol desaturase family protein: protein MLTLEPIAIGIACFVIAFILASLVEYWMHRLMHASPRVGERHRDHHRRNEGQGVVWEFRDYVRGTIIVLGLMFFVSIPAGTGWLLGGLAFAAFSAYAHQLQHENPTKCFWMKMPVHYVHHKYGMWHHNFGLAVDWWDHVFGTYKPVEWLNEEELNQPERNYLQLRWW from the coding sequence ATGTTGACATTAGAGCCGATCGCCATCGGGATTGCTTGTTTCGTCATCGCCTTTATTTTGGCTAGCTTGGTTGAATATTGGATGCATCGCTTAATGCACGCTTCCCCGCGAGTCGGAGAACGCCACCGAGATCACCATCGGCGAAACGAAGGACAAGGTGTGGTGTGGGAATTCCGAGACTATGTCAGAGGCACAATTATTGTGCTGGGTTTGATGTTTTTTGTCTCCATTCCTGCCGGAACTGGGTGGCTTTTGGGCGGCTTGGCCTTTGCGGCATTCTCAGCTTATGCCCATCAACTCCAGCACGAAAATCCCACCAAATGCTTCTGGATGAAGATGCCTGTGCATTACGTGCACCATAAATATGGTATGTGGCATCACAACTTTGGCTTAGCTGTAGATTGGTGGGATCACGTCTTTGGCACCTACAAGCCTGTGGAATGGTTAAACGAAGAAGAACTGAACCAACCCGAACGCAACTATCTCCAACTGCGGTGGTGGTAG
- a CDS encoding GDP-mannose 4,6-dehydratase, giving the protein MSTSIVTGVAGFIGSHLAETLLKRGERVIGIDQFNDYYDPALKWGNIAGFKEHPEFQLIQGDIQTANWAELLANADVIYHQAAQAGVRASWGSGFLAYTERNLNATQILLEAAKEAKQLKRFVFASTSSVYGNAETLPTYESICPQPVSPYGITKLAAERLCWLYHQNFGVPVTALRYFTVYGPRQRPDMAFHKFFKAVLEDQAIPIYGDGQQTRDFTFVADAIAANLAAATVPEAVGEVFNIGGGSRVVLTEVLETMEKIVGQPIRRNHIESAMGDARHTAADVSKAQKLIGYEPKVSLAEGLAQEWQWIQALYA; this is encoded by the coding sequence ATGAGTACTAGTATTGTCACAGGTGTTGCAGGGTTCATCGGTTCTCATCTGGCTGAGACACTGCTCAAACGCGGTGAAAGGGTGATTGGAATCGATCAATTTAATGATTACTACGATCCAGCACTTAAGTGGGGAAATATTGCTGGCTTCAAAGAACATCCAGAGTTTCAATTAATTCAGGGTGATATTCAAACGGCCAATTGGGCAGAGTTGCTGGCAAATGCTGATGTAATTTACCATCAAGCGGCTCAAGCTGGGGTGAGAGCGAGCTGGGGCTCAGGATTTTTAGCTTATACCGAACGTAACCTCAATGCGACTCAGATTTTGCTGGAGGCGGCGAAGGAGGCCAAGCAGTTAAAACGATTTGTGTTTGCCTCGACTTCATCGGTTTATGGCAATGCTGAAACGCTGCCTACCTATGAGTCTATTTGTCCGCAGCCCGTTTCTCCCTACGGGATTACTAAGCTGGCAGCGGAGCGCTTGTGCTGGCTATATCACCAAAATTTTGGGGTACCTGTGACAGCTCTGCGTTACTTCACGGTTTATGGACCCCGCCAGCGCCCAGACATGGCGTTCCATAAGTTTTTTAAGGCAGTTTTAGAGGATCAGGCTATTCCGATTTATGGAGACGGTCAGCAAACTCGTGACTTTACCTTTGTTGCTGATGCGATCGCCGCTAATCTAGCAGCCGCAACTGTCCCTGAGGCTGTAGGTGAAGTCTTCAATATTGGCGGAGGCAGCCGTGTAGTCTTGACCGAAGTGCTGGAAACAATGGAAAAAATTGTGGGTCAGCCGATTCGCCGCAACCATATTGAGTCAGCGATGGGAGATGCCCGTCACACAGCAGCCGATGTTTCTAAAGCTCAAAAGTTGATCGGCTATGAGCCAAAGGTCTCGCTAGCAGAAGGTTTAGCCCAAGAATGGCAGTGGATTCAGGCTTTATACGCCTAA
- a CDS encoding glycosyltransferase, with product MTSQLPPIYFYLPQADWPVGNMLESTNSYQEVYKNCRSTGTFNWILQTYLRLKENGFPCELVGSMPTEGIVVAGLSSVPPDLRPRPKLLIVVPYGDKTPHPYAQVHVVQNPQEILKPYRLLGDRYLLPGEKYYIPHWPQPTLIPRNPDRGDRFETIAFFGREVNIVPEFKHPQWHEQLGHLGLQWRLISNVEYWNDYSEVDAVLAVRSFNKQGDYYWKPASKLYNAWHAGVPAILGCESAYQAERKSDLDYIEVASLDETLSALKQLRDDPESRRAIVANGRMRAEETQPEKLIARWRTFFADVAVPAYERWCNGSEWSRETFLMRRQLAIETQDMRKNLQQVRNYLGLRSRFRTVMSRVTGTP from the coding sequence ATGACTAGCCAGTTACCCCCGATTTATTTTTATCTTCCTCAAGCCGACTGGCCTGTCGGTAATATGCTCGAGAGTACGAACAGCTATCAAGAGGTTTATAAAAATTGCCGTTCTACGGGAACGTTCAATTGGATCTTACAAACCTACCTTCGCCTTAAAGAGAATGGTTTTCCTTGCGAACTGGTAGGAAGCATGCCTACTGAAGGGATTGTCGTTGCTGGTTTGTCTTCTGTCCCCCCCGATCTACGTCCTAGGCCCAAGCTATTAATTGTGGTGCCGTATGGCGATAAGACTCCCCATCCCTACGCTCAAGTCCATGTAGTTCAGAACCCTCAGGAAATCCTTAAACCTTACCGCTTACTAGGAGACAGGTATCTATTGCCTGGAGAAAAGTATTATATTCCCCACTGGCCACAACCAACTTTAATTCCTCGCAATCCTGATCGAGGCGATCGCTTTGAGACGATTGCTTTCTTTGGCCGGGAAGTCAATATTGTTCCAGAGTTCAAACACCCACAGTGGCACGAGCAGCTAGGTCACTTAGGACTACAATGGCGCCTTATCAGTAACGTAGAGTACTGGAATGATTACAGCGAAGTAGATGCAGTCTTAGCAGTACGTAGTTTTAATAAACAAGGGGATTACTACTGGAAGCCAGCTTCCAAGTTGTATAACGCTTGGCATGCGGGTGTACCAGCGATTCTAGGTTGCGAATCAGCTTACCAAGCAGAGCGGAAGAGCGATTTGGACTATATAGAAGTTGCTTCATTAGATGAGACGCTCTCAGCACTTAAACAACTCAGAGATGATCCAGAATCGCGCCGAGCGATCGTTGCCAATGGAAGAATGCGCGCTGAAGAAACCCAACCTGAAAAGCTGATTGCGCGCTGGCGAACCTTTTTTGCAGATGTAGCAGTTCCAGCTTATGAACGCTGGTGTAATGGCTCAGAATGGAGCCGAGAAACGTTTTTGATGCGACGACAGCTGGCAATTGAGACACAGGATATGCGGAAAAACTTGCAACAAGTTCGTAACTATTTAGGACTGCGTAGCCGTTTCCGCACAGTTATGTCTCGTGTTACTGGTACTCCTTAA
- a CDS encoding amidohydrolase family protein encodes MYQGLLVIDADAHKLENPLLLRDYIEPQYRDRIGLVIDSLGDQRAKLIDFNPATGKNDYVRMFPQPQGLGKGGFRNLHPETTLGAMFNRVRIEHMDREGVDVQVIYGTLNLIFSSILDKDFAIALCRAYNTYMADDCRGYDNRLKPIGVLPLQDVDAAIVEMKRCVNELGMIGVAVAPNMPIPHPKAPDAFPEVRTCKNISHPDFRPLLQTAVDLDIALGIHGGPGSYMVGGIADHMETFVLSHIFVQRNQQQLAMARMVFDGAFEQFPTLRVGFLEGGCGWIPDLAHAFHEHWEKRIRDFDPKNPYRPSLMDFTKLMIQERGVQNVNLLNQAKNLFDLLWSAEHDPAKIDDASLYEHYDLRHRDPLDYFNRGQIFASYESDDPGPSYMPQAMGEAGKHIPCFSGDYGHWDGVLKDCVKDAATATEYDRDHLGLLLGGNALALYGDRLRNSLPDYVKADATVAAQ; translated from the coding sequence ATGTATCAAGGTTTATTGGTGATCGATGCGGATGCCCATAAGCTCGAAAATCCCCTGCTACTGAGGGATTATATAGAGCCACAGTATCGTGATCGCATTGGTTTAGTGATTGATAGCTTGGGTGACCAGCGGGCTAAGTTGATTGACTTTAACCCCGCTACTGGCAAAAACGATTATGTGCGGATGTTTCCTCAGCCTCAAGGCTTGGGCAAAGGTGGCTTCCGCAACCTCCATCCTGAAACAACCCTGGGTGCCATGTTCAACCGGGTTCGGATTGAGCACATGGATCGCGAAGGTGTAGATGTCCAAGTCATCTACGGCACGCTCAACCTAATTTTCTCTAGTATTTTAGATAAAGATTTTGCGATTGCCCTTTGTCGCGCCTACAACACCTACATGGCAGACGACTGCCGTGGCTATGACAACCGCCTCAAGCCTATCGGTGTGCTTCCTCTACAGGATGTGGATGCGGCCATAGTCGAGATGAAGCGCTGCGTCAACGAGCTAGGTATGATCGGTGTGGCTGTGGCCCCCAACATGCCGATTCCGCATCCCAAAGCCCCCGATGCTTTCCCCGAAGTCCGCACTTGCAAGAACATTAGCCATCCCGACTTCCGCCCACTCCTGCAAACCGCAGTAGACCTTGATATTGCCCTCGGCATTCACGGTGGCCCTGGTTCCTACATGGTGGGTGGTATTGCTGACCACATGGAGACTTTTGTGCTCAGCCACATCTTCGTGCAGCGCAATCAGCAGCAGCTAGCAATGGCGCGGATGGTATTTGATGGTGCCTTTGAGCAATTCCCCACACTGCGGGTTGGTTTTCTCGAAGGTGGCTGTGGTTGGATTCCCGACCTCGCCCATGCTTTCCATGAACACTGGGAGAAGCGGATTCGCGATTTCGATCCTAAGAATCCTTACCGTCCTTCGCTAATGGACTTCACCAAGCTGATGATCCAAGAGCGGGGTGTGCAAAACGTTAATCTACTCAATCAGGCAAAAAATCTGTTCGACTTGCTCTGGAGCGCTGAGCACGATCCAGCCAAGATTGATGACGCAAGCTTATATGAGCACTACGACCTGCGTCACCGCGATCCCCTAGACTACTTCAATCGCGGACAAATCTTTGCTTCCTACGAGTCGGATGATCCAGGCCCTTCCTATATGCCTCAAGCGATGGGTGAAGCGGGCAAGCACATTCCCTGCTTCTCTGGCGACTACGGTCACTGGGATGGTGTTCTGAAGGATTGTGTCAAGGATGCAGCGACCGCGACTGAGTACGATCGCGACCACCTCGGTTTGCTGCTGGGTGGCAATGCATTGGCCTTGTATGGCGATCGCCTCCGCAACTCCTTACCCGATTACGTCAAGGCAGACGCAACTGTAGCTGCCCAGTAA